The Altererythrobacter sp. CAU 1644 genome has a window encoding:
- a CDS encoding helix-turn-helix domain-containing protein, with the protein MTINVKLDDLLHDRRMTLTELADRVGLTLANLSILKTGKAKAIRFSTLEAICRELECQPGDLLGYDAD; encoded by the coding sequence ATGACCATCAACGTGAAACTCGACGACCTGCTGCACGACCGCCGCATGACCCTCACCGAACTGGCCGACCGTGTAGGTCTGACCCTCGCCAACCTTTCGATCCTCAAGACCGGCAAGGCCAAGGCGATCCGTTTCTCGACCCTCGAAGCGATCTGCCGCGAGCTCGAATGCCAGCCAGGCGACCTGCTCGGTTACGACGCGGACTGA
- the rplJ gene encoding 50S ribosomal protein L10, whose amino-acid sequence MDRSQKADAVAQLNEVFNEVGVVVVTRNLGLSVAQSTELRSKMREAGASYKVAKNRLAKLALKDTDYVGLEEFLNGPTALAWSEDPVAAAKAAVDFAKSNDKLEIVGGSMGTQVLDEAGVKALASMPSLDELRGKIVGLINAPATKVAQVVNAPAAKLARVFGAYGTKEAA is encoded by the coding sequence ATGGATCGTTCGCAGAAAGCCGATGCGGTCGCCCAGCTCAACGAAGTCTTCAACGAGGTCGGCGTGGTGGTTGTCACCCGTAACCTCGGCCTGTCGGTCGCCCAGTCGACCGAACTGCGCTCGAAGATGCGTGAAGCCGGTGCGTCCTACAAGGTTGCGAAGAACCGTCTCGCCAAGCTCGCCCTGAAGGACACCGATTACGTCGGGCTCGAGGAATTCCTCAACGGCCCGACCGCGCTGGCCTGGTCGGAAGACCCGGTCGCGGCTGCCAAGGCCGCTGTCGATTTCGCCAAGTCGAACGACAAGCTGGAAATCGTCGGTGGCTCGATGGGCACGCAGGTGCTCGACGAAGCAGGGGTCAAGGCACTCGCCTCGATGCCCAGCCTCGACGAACTGCGTGGCAAGATCGTGGGTCTCATCAACGCCCCGGCAACCAAGGTTGCCCAGGTCGTCAATGCCCCGGCTGCCAAGCTTGCCCGCGTCTTTGGTGCCTATGGCACCAAGGAAGCTGCGTAA
- a CDS encoding helix-turn-helix transcriptional regulator, with amino-acid sequence MVDLAWHSRVDHGRPEAHRLLPHSEPSLAIRRRFDRNGLTTGYRFDITCVRPDGGHYCPEPGEEIYGLRLAPEWMESALGLRAAELHENDREVPAHLLHLFGDVRKLADADDFVSAWKCMLEVTARQGADAEIDRLGYAAALSRSAEGRITPGELADRADISPRHLRRGFVERFGLSPRGWARRLRLTAALLEAERYDRPDWAGIAAGNRFSDQAHLIRECRAILGESPREFHAQRRGMAVSFNP; translated from the coding sequence ATGGTCGATCTGGCCTGGCACAGCCGGGTCGATCACGGCCGACCCGAAGCGCATCGCCTCCTGCCGCACAGCGAACCCTCGCTGGCGATAAGGCGAAGGTTTGATCGCAACGGGCTGACGACCGGCTATCGGTTCGACATCACCTGCGTTCGCCCGGATGGCGGGCACTATTGTCCCGAACCGGGCGAGGAGATCTACGGTCTGAGGCTCGCCCCGGAATGGATGGAATCTGCGCTTGGCCTACGAGCGGCAGAACTGCATGAAAACGATCGGGAAGTTCCCGCACACCTCCTGCACCTGTTCGGTGACGTCAGGAAATTGGCCGACGCGGACGACTTTGTCTCCGCCTGGAAGTGCATGCTCGAAGTGACCGCCCGGCAGGGCGCAGATGCCGAGATCGACCGGCTCGGCTATGCGGCGGCGCTGTCGCGGTCTGCCGAAGGGCGGATCACGCCGGGCGAACTGGCCGACCGCGCCGATATCAGCCCGCGTCACCTGCGGCGCGGTTTCGTCGAACGGTTCGGGTTGTCGCCTCGCGGTTGGGCGCGGCGTTTAAGACTGACGGCGGCACTGCTCGAAGCAGAGCGGTACGACCGGCCCGATTGGGCCGGGATTGCGGCGGGCAACCGGTTCTCCGATCAGGCGCATCTGATCCGCGAATGCCGCGCGATCCTGGGCGAGAGCCCGCGCGAATTCCACGCCCAAAGGCGTGGCATGGCCGTTTCGTTCAATCCTTGA
- the rplL gene encoding 50S ribosomal protein L7/L12, with product MADIAKLVEELSKLTVLEAAELAKALEEEWGVSAAAAVAVAGPAAGGADGGAAAEEKDEFDVVLTGDGGKKIQVIKEVRAITGLGLTEAKALVEGAPKPLKEGVNKAEAEEIKGKIEAAGGTVELK from the coding sequence ATGGCCGATATCGCCAAGCTTGTTGAAGAACTGTCGAAGCTGACCGTCCTGGAAGCCGCTGAGCTTGCCAAGGCGCTCGAAGAAGAGTGGGGCGTTAGCGCCGCTGCTGCTGTTGCCGTTGCTGGCCCCGCCGCTGGTGGTGCCGATGGTGGCGCCGCTGCCGAAGAAAAGGACGAATTCGACGTCGTCCTGACCGGCGACGGTGGCAAGAAGATCCAGGTGATCAAGGAAGTCCGCGCCATCACCGGCCTGGGCCTCACCGAAGCCAAGGCTCTTGTCGAAGGCGCGCCGAAGCCCCTCAAGGAAGGCGTCAACAAGGCAGAAGCCGAAGAAATCAAGGGCAAGATCGAAGCAGCCGGCGGCACCGTCGAACTCAAGTAA
- a CDS encoding LuxR C-terminal-related transcriptional regulator encodes MSPTGLRGRPAHPDILTPAEWRVAEGVRHGLTNQQIARRQEISANAVKFHVSNILSKLGMRSRAELKRWPGIDAMSAMQRRIDMVEEIPFGTIGQIARSVSDIEESRRWYRDVLGLEPLFDAGTLAFFACNGVRLMLTEGEAAAESLLYFRVDDLHGEFARLEERGAKVLSAPHRIHTHEDGSEEWMGFVEDNDGRPLALMSVVPAQN; translated from the coding sequence ATGTCGCCAACCGGACTTCGTGGCCGACCCGCCCATCCCGACATCCTCACGCCGGCCGAATGGCGCGTGGCCGAGGGCGTACGCCATGGGCTGACTAACCAGCAAATCGCGCGAAGGCAGGAGATCAGCGCCAACGCGGTGAAGTTCCATGTCTCCAACATCCTCTCGAAGCTGGGGATGCGGTCGCGGGCGGAATTGAAGCGCTGGCCGGGGATCGACGCCATGAGCGCCATGCAAAGGAGGATCGACATGGTCGAGGAAATTCCGTTCGGCACCATCGGGCAGATCGCCCGCTCGGTCAGCGACATCGAGGAATCGAGACGCTGGTACCGCGACGTCTTGGGGCTGGAGCCGCTGTTCGACGCCGGGACGCTCGCCTTCTTTGCCTGCAACGGGGTCCGGCTGATGCTGACGGAGGGTGAGGCTGCGGCAGAATCGCTGCTCTATTTTCGCGTCGATGATCTTCACGGCGAGTTCGCCCGGCTGGAAGAGCGGGGCGCCAAGGTCCTTTCAGCGCCGCATCGCATCCATACCCATGAGGACGGCAGCGAAGAGTGGATGGGCTTCGTCGAGGACAATGACGGACGGCCGTTGGCGCTGATGTCGGTCGTGCCAGCGCAAAACTAG
- a CDS encoding metallophosphoesterase produces MAGRFGMALVQAFAALLAILSLASASWAEEAPSRVIAVGDLHGDHAAWKDIARAAGLMDAKGRWTGGDSVLVQMGDVTDRGPDSLKIIRSLQALEADAPKSGGRVVVLLGNHEAMNVIGDLRYVHPGEYAAFADRKSKRRRDLTWKANREMIEAGYGALDPPIGPEEAKERWFADTPLGKLEHRRAWSPGGELAQWAAGRPAVVQVGTTIFVHGGLSAERAVEPLDVLNARFAAALAPGEEVDRSVLEDPLGPLWYRGNITRAPEEVERPAIAEELAQVLTRYSASRLVVAHTPSLDGILADHGGRLLRVDTGIAAHYGGPATYLELIGERAIAHQRAPDGTWTSRELPLTGEVTP; encoded by the coding sequence ATGGCTGGCAGATTCGGTATGGCGCTGGTGCAGGCATTCGCGGCGCTGCTCGCAATCCTCTCGCTTGCGAGCGCTTCATGGGCCGAAGAAGCACCTTCGCGCGTGATTGCAGTGGGCGACCTGCACGGCGACCACGCGGCGTGGAAGGACATCGCGCGCGCAGCGGGCCTGATGGATGCCAAGGGCCGCTGGACCGGAGGGGATAGCGTCCTCGTCCAGATGGGCGATGTGACCGATCGCGGCCCCGATTCACTCAAGATCATTCGCAGCCTCCAGGCGCTCGAAGCGGATGCGCCGAAGAGCGGTGGCCGTGTCGTTGTCCTGCTGGGCAATCACGAGGCGATGAATGTCATCGGCGACCTGCGCTATGTCCATCCCGGCGAATACGCCGCCTTCGCCGACCGCAAGTCTAAGCGGCGCCGCGACCTGACCTGGAAGGCCAATCGCGAAATGATCGAGGCAGGCTACGGTGCCCTTGATCCGCCGATCGGGCCGGAGGAAGCCAAGGAACGCTGGTTCGCCGACACCCCGCTGGGCAAGCTCGAGCACCGACGTGCCTGGTCGCCGGGAGGCGAACTGGCGCAATGGGCCGCTGGCCGGCCTGCGGTGGTGCAGGTCGGCACGACGATTTTTGTCCATGGCGGGCTGAGCGCCGAGCGCGCGGTCGAGCCGCTCGATGTGCTCAACGCGCGATTTGCGGCGGCGCTGGCGCCCGGCGAAGAGGTGGATCGCAGCGTGCTCGAGGATCCGCTTGGGCCGCTGTGGTATCGCGGAAATATCACGCGCGCGCCGGAAGAGGTCGAACGTCCTGCGATCGCCGAGGAGCTGGCCCAGGTCCTGACCCGCTATTCGGCCAGCCGACTGGTGGTGGCGCATACGCCTTCACTTGATGGGATACTGGCCGATCATGGTGGCCGCCTGCTGCGCGTCGATACCGGGATCGCGGCGCATTACGGAGGCCCCGCGACTTATCTCGAGCTGATCGGCGAACGGGCGATCGCCCACCAGCGTGCGCCCGATGGGACATGGACCAGCCGCGAATTGCCACTGACCGGGGAGGTTACGCCATGA
- a CDS encoding DUF2975 domain-containing protein gives MFSHRNDPLLLAGRVLTIIMQGLLGFAAVALAIATPVILLMRGRINLEIAEKYGDAASAFPTLTVVGLMLLGFIIVTGAFIFFGKLRKIIETVGDGDPFAPENAERLNLMAWLTLGVQVLLIPAAALGVLVAKWADQFEGADIHIDAGVDLSAILLVIVLFILARVFRHGAAMREDLEGTV, from the coding sequence ATGTTTTCCCACCGCAACGACCCACTGCTGCTGGCCGGCCGCGTGCTGACCATCATCATGCAGGGGCTGCTCGGCTTCGCCGCAGTTGCCCTCGCCATCGCCACCCCCGTGATCCTGCTCATGCGGGGCAGGATCAATCTAGAGATCGCCGAGAAATATGGCGATGCCGCCTCGGCCTTCCCGACCCTGACGGTCGTTGGCCTCATGCTGCTGGGCTTCATCATCGTGACGGGCGCGTTCATCTTCTTCGGCAAGCTGCGCAAGATCATCGAGACCGTCGGCGACGGCGATCCCTTCGCGCCCGAAAATGCCGAAAGGCTCAACCTGATGGCCTGGCTGACGCTCGGGGTCCAGGTCCTGCTGATCCCCGCTGCAGCGCTGGGTGTTCTGGTCGCCAAATGGGCCGATCAGTTCGAGGGCGCCGATATTCACATCGACGCGGGGGTCGATCTCTCGGCGATCCTGCTGGTGATCGTGCTGTTCATCCTCGCCCGCGTGTTCCGCCACGGCGCGGCCATGCGCGAAGACCTGGAGGGGACCGTGTGA
- a CDS encoding DUF4956 domain-containing protein, protein MRVARLFVRLTLFYALVTGIVFAAVSIHPPLGEFLPIGGAQTLLSGPKGNPLESVNIGAERAANLGGSVTWLFVAVAGALLTTLPVTWVYMASRSRKEYDQALVETMIVLPIAVTAIVVMVHNSLALAFSLAGIVGGVRFRNTLKSSGDAIYILLAIGIGLAAGIGALEIALVMTVMFNYAFAFLWVADYGGVTGTHRYLRPSNPEDEVEGAGPIAEDHTQSGEGSERG, encoded by the coding sequence ATGAGAGTGGCACGCCTGTTCGTCCGGCTGACGCTATTCTATGCGCTGGTCACGGGAATTGTGTTTGCGGCCGTCTCGATCCACCCGCCGCTGGGCGAATTCCTCCCGATCGGCGGCGCGCAGACACTGCTTTCCGGTCCCAAGGGCAACCCGCTTGAAAGCGTGAACATCGGCGCGGAACGCGCAGCCAACCTGGGCGGATCGGTCACCTGGCTGTTCGTCGCGGTGGCGGGCGCGCTGCTCACCACCCTGCCGGTGACCTGGGTCTACATGGCTAGCCGCAGCCGCAAGGAATACGACCAGGCGCTGGTCGAAACCATGATCGTGCTGCCGATCGCGGTCACCGCCATCGTCGTGATGGTGCACAATTCGCTGGCTCTGGCATTCTCTCTGGCGGGAATCGTCGGCGGGGTAAGGTTCCGCAACACGCTCAAGAGTTCGGGCGATGCGATCTACATCCTCCTGGCGATCGGGATCGGCCTGGCAGCGGGCATCGGCGCGCTCGAGATCGCACTCGTCATGACAGTGATGTTCAACTACGCCTTCGCGTTCCTGTGGGTGGCCGACTATGGCGGCGTCACCGGGACGCACCGCTATCTCAGGCCGAGTAATCCCGAAGACGAGGTGGAAGGCGCAGGCCCCATTGCCGAGGATCACACCCAATCGGGCGAGGGCAGCGAACGCGGCTAG
- the rpoB gene encoding DNA-directed RNA polymerase subunit beta produces MATKAKAPKTKASGTAKRRIRKIFGDIHEVVQMPNLIEVQRESYEQFLRSDKETGYVSGLEKTLRSVFPIRDFAGTAELDFVHYELEDPKYDTTECRQRGITFAAPMKVTLRLIVFEVDQETETRSVLDIKEQDVYMGDMPLMTDNGTFIINGTERVIVSQMHRSPGVLFDHDRGKTHSSGKLLFAARVIPYRGSWLDFEFDAKDIVNVRIDRKRKLPVTALLYALGLDSEEILDFFYDKITWERAKDGWKIPFVPEQWRGQKPAFALVDAKTGEEVFPAGQKISPRAANKAAKDGLANLLLPTEEIFGRYAANDLIDEKTGRIYIEAGDEVAPENLEALDNAGIDKLELLDIDHVNTGPWIRNTLKADKAENRDEGLEAIYKVMRPGEPPTKETAEALFEGLFFDSERYDLSAVGRVKLNMRLSLDAEDTVTTLRKEDILAVVKELVGLKDGKGEVDDIDNLGNRRVRSVGELLENQYRVGLLRMERAVKERMSSVDVSTVMPNDLINAKPAVAAVREFFGSSQLSQFMDQTNPLSEVTHKRRVSALGPGGLTRERAGFEVRDVHPTHYGRICPIETPEGPNIGLINSLASFSRVNKYGFIETPYREVKDGKVTQDVVYLSAMEEQKHTVAQASAELDGKGAFVEELISARQHGDNLMAPRDQVTLMDVSPKQLVSVAASLIPFLENDDANRALMGSNMQRQAVPLVKAEAPFVGTGMEETVARDSGAAITATRGGIVDQVDATRIVIRAIGDVEPGQSGVDIYRLQKFQRSNQNTCINQRPLVKVGETVEAGDIIADGPSTDLGELALGRNSLVAFMPWNGYNYEDSILISERIVKDDVFTSIHIEEFEVMARDTKLGPEDITRDIPNVGEEALRNLDEAGIVYIGAEVHPGDILVGKITPKGESPMTPEEKLLRAIFGEKASDVRDTSLRLPPGVAGTIVEVRVFNRHGIEIDDRTRAIQHEEIERLRKDSQDERAILNRATYNRLRDMLLGQTASAAPKGIKKGVTIDEALLEEVERHEWFKFAVAEDNRQAQIEAVKSQYDEAVKGIEDKFEDRKEKLERGDELAPGVLKMVKVFVAVKRKLQPGDKMAGRHGNKGVISRILPAEDMPFLEDGTPVDIVLNPLGVPSRMNVGQIFETHLGMAARGLGQQVTAALEEWRAANPDAAEDYAKAKPPAAVVEKLKDVYGEQYHDEIEARSTAEIVELAGNLTNGVPMGTPVFDGAREGDVTAMLEKAGLDGSGQVTLYDGRTGDAFDRKVTVGYIYMLKLHHLVDDKIHARSIGPYSLVTQQPLGGKAQFGGQRFGEMEVWALQAYGAAYTLQEMLTVKSDDVVGRTKVYEAIVKGDDTFEAGIPESFNVLVKEMRSLGLNVELKSLTEGDEDEDEWPEAAE; encoded by the coding sequence ATGGCTACCAAGGCGAAGGCCCCGAAAACCAAGGCTTCGGGTACCGCGAAGCGACGCATCCGCAAGATCTTCGGCGACATCCACGAAGTCGTCCAGATGCCGAACCTGATCGAGGTTCAGCGCGAGAGCTACGAGCAGTTCCTGCGGTCGGACAAGGAAACGGGCTATGTTTCCGGACTCGAAAAGACGCTGCGCAGCGTTTTCCCGATCCGCGACTTCGCCGGCACCGCCGAACTGGACTTCGTCCATTACGAGCTGGAAGATCCCAAGTACGACACCACCGAATGCCGCCAGCGCGGGATTACCTTCGCTGCGCCGATGAAGGTCACGCTGCGCCTGATCGTGTTCGAAGTCGACCAGGAAACCGAAACCCGCTCCGTCCTCGATATCAAGGAGCAGGACGTCTACATGGGCGACATGCCGCTGATGACGGACAACGGTACCTTCATCATCAACGGTACCGAGCGCGTCATCGTCTCGCAGATGCACCGTTCGCCGGGTGTGCTGTTCGACCATGACCGTGGCAAGACCCATAGCTCGGGCAAGCTGCTGTTCGCTGCGCGCGTCATTCCCTATCGTGGTTCGTGGCTCGATTTCGAATTCGATGCCAAGGACATCGTCAACGTCCGCATCGACCGCAAGCGCAAGCTGCCGGTCACTGCGCTGCTCTATGCGCTGGGCCTCGACAGCGAGGAAATCCTCGACTTCTTTTACGACAAGATCACCTGGGAACGCGCCAAGGACGGGTGGAAGATCCCGTTCGTGCCGGAACAGTGGCGCGGCCAGAAGCCGGCCTTCGCGCTGGTCGACGCCAAGACCGGTGAGGAAGTCTTCCCCGCCGGCCAGAAGATTTCGCCCCGCGCCGCCAACAAGGCGGCCAAGGACGGTCTTGCCAACCTGCTGCTGCCGACCGAGGAAATCTTCGGCCGCTACGCCGCCAACGACCTGATCGACGAGAAGACCGGCCGCATCTACATCGAGGCGGGCGACGAAGTTGCACCCGAGAACCTCGAAGCGCTCGACAATGCCGGGATCGACAAGCTCGAACTGCTCGACATCGATCACGTCAACACCGGCCCGTGGATCCGCAACACGCTCAAGGCCGACAAGGCCGAGAACCGCGACGAGGGCCTGGAGGCGATCTACAAGGTCATGCGTCCGGGCGAACCGCCGACGAAGGAAACCGCCGAAGCGCTGTTCGAAGGCCTGTTCTTCGATAGCGAGCGCTACGACCTTTCCGCGGTCGGCCGCGTCAAGCTCAACATGCGCCTCAGCCTCGACGCCGAGGACACCGTCACCACGCTGCGCAAGGAAGACATCCTGGCCGTGGTGAAGGAACTCGTCGGCCTCAAGGACGGCAAGGGCGAAGTCGACGACATCGACAACCTCGGCAACCGCCGTGTCCGCTCGGTCGGCGAACTGCTCGAAAACCAGTACCGCGTCGGCCTGCTGCGCATGGAACGCGCGGTCAAGGAACGCATGAGCTCGGTCGATGTGTCGACCGTGATGCCGAACGACCTGATCAACGCGAAGCCCGCCGTGGCCGCGGTGCGCGAGTTCTTCGGCTCTTCGCAGCTTTCGCAGTTCATGGACCAGACCAACCCGCTGTCGGAAGTCACCCACAAGCGCCGCGTTTCGGCGCTTGGCCCGGGCGGCCTCACCCGCGAGCGCGCTGGCTTTGAAGTTCGCGACGTTCACCCGACGCACTATGGCCGCATCTGCCCGATCGAAACGCCGGAAGGTCCGAACATCGGCCTGATCAACTCGCTGGCCTCGTTCAGCCGGGTCAACAAGTACGGTTTCATCGAAACGCCCTATCGCGAAGTGAAGGACGGCAAGGTCACGCAGGACGTGGTCTACCTCTCGGCGATGGAAGAGCAGAAGCACACCGTCGCGCAGGCTTCGGCCGAACTCGACGGCAAGGGTGCCTTCGTCGAGGAGCTGATCTCGGCCCGCCAGCACGGCGACAACCTTATGGCCCCGCGCGACCAGGTCACGCTGATGGACGTCAGCCCCAAGCAGCTCGTCTCGGTTGCGGCATCGCTCATTCCGTTCCTGGAAAACGATGACGCCAACCGCGCGCTGATGGGCTCGAACATGCAGCGCCAGGCCGTACCGCTGGTGAAGGCCGAAGCGCCTTTCGTCGGCACCGGCATGGAGGAAACCGTGGCGCGTGACAGCGGCGCGGCGATCACCGCCACCCGCGGCGGGATCGTCGACCAGGTCGACGCGACCCGTATCGTCATCCGCGCTATCGGCGACGTCGAACCCGGCCAGTCGGGCGTCGATATCTATCGTCTGCAGAAGTTCCAGCGTTCGAACCAGAACACCTGCATCAACCAGCGTCCGCTGGTGAAGGTGGGCGAGACGGTCGAAGCCGGCGACATCATCGCAGACGGTCCTTCGACCGACCTCGGTGAACTCGCGCTGGGCCGCAACAGCCTCGTCGCGTTCATGCCGTGGAACGGCTACAACTACGAAGACTCGATCCTGATCTCCGAACGCATCGTGAAGGATGACGTGTTCACCTCGATCCATATCGAGGAATTCGAGGTCATGGCGCGCGACACCAAGCTCGGTCCGGAAGACATCACCCGCGACATTCCCAATGTTGGCGAGGAAGCCCTGCGCAACCTCGACGAAGCGGGCATCGTCTACATCGGCGCCGAAGTGCACCCGGGTGACATCCTCGTCGGCAAGATCACGCCCAAGGGTGAAAGCCCGATGACGCCGGAAGAGAAGCTCCTGCGCGCCATCTTCGGTGAGAAGGCATCGGACGTGCGCGACACTTCGCTGCGCCTGCCGCCGGGTGTGGCCGGGACGATCGTCGAAGTGCGCGTGTTCAACCGCCACGGTATCGAGATCGACGACCGTACGCGCGCCATCCAGCACGAGGAAATCGAGCGCCTGCGCAAGGACAGCCAGGACGAACGCGCGATCCTCAACCGGGCGACCTACAACCGTCTGCGCGACATGCTGCTCGGCCAGACCGCTTCGGCAGCGCCCAAGGGCATCAAGAAGGGCGTCACGATCGATGAGGCTCTGCTTGAGGAAGTCGAGCGCCACGAATGGTTCAAGTTCGCGGTCGCCGAAGACAACCGCCAGGCGCAGATCGAAGCCGTCAAGTCGCAGTACGACGAAGCCGTCAAGGGCATCGAAGACAAGTTCGAGGACCGCAAGGAAAAGCTCGAACGCGGTGACGAACTCGCTCCCGGCGTGCTCAAGATGGTCAAGGTCTTCGTCGCGGTGAAGCGCAAGCTGCAGCCGGGCGACAAGATGGCCGGCCGTCACGGTAACAAGGGTGTGATTTCGCGCATCCTGCCGGCCGAAGACATGCCGTTCCTCGAGGACGGTACGCCGGTCGACATCGTGCTCAACCCGCTCGGCGTTCCTTCGCGCATGAACGTCGGCCAGATCTTCGAAACGCACCTCGGCATGGCCGCGCGCGGTCTCGGCCAGCAGGTTACTGCTGCGCTCGAGGAATGGCGGGCTGCCAATCCGGACGCCGCCGAAGACTATGCCAAGGCCAAGCCTCCGGCAGCCGTCGTCGAGAAGCTGAAGGACGTTTACGGCGAGCAGTACCACGACGAGATCGAGGCGCGTTCCACCGCCGAGATCGTCGAGCTGGCCGGCAACCTCACCAATGGCGTGCCGATGGGCACCCCGGTGTTCGACGGCGCGCGCGAAGGCGATGTCACCGCGATGCTCGAGAAGGCCGGCCTCGACGGTTCGGGCCAGGTAACGCTCTACGACGGGCGCACCGGCGATGCCTTCGACCGCAAGGTGACCGTGGGCTACATCTACATGTTGAAGCTCCATCACCTCGTCGACGACAAGATCCACGCTCGCTCGATCGGCCCCTACTCGCTCGTCACCCAGCAGCCGCTGGGCGGTAAGGCGCAGTTCGGCGGCCAGCGTTTCGGCGAAATGGAGGTCTGGGCGCTGCAGGCCTATGGCGCTGCCTACACCCTGCAGGAAATGCTTACCGTCAAGTCGGACGACGTGGTCGGTCGGACCAAGGTCTACGAAGCGATCGTCAAGGGCGACGACACCTTCGAAGCGGGCATTCCGGAGAGCTTCAACGTGCTCGTGAAGGAAATGCGCTCGCTGGGCCTCAACGTCGAACTCAAGTCGCTGACCGAAGGCGACGAAGACGAGGACGAATGGCCGGAGGCAGCGGAATAA